One genomic segment of Hordeum vulgare subsp. vulgare chromosome 2H, MorexV3_pseudomolecules_assembly, whole genome shotgun sequence includes these proteins:
- the LOC123427639 gene encoding acyclic sesquiterpene synthase-like isoform X1 — translation MGTRGLINLPTSLSPPSGRCTSSVSGLPCGVLPVRWSRSPRPTAARGAKNRQLLEVGESAAGMQNQLLGLVNGMEKKKARETRTKQQLQAPSSDNAAGVATAAPLPGSPEIQCFPTTAKTIHRQLSTVDVLEKIGISRHFAAQIKSILEFTYSRWLQRDEEIMLDTETCAMAFRILRMNGYDVSSDGLSHLTEASVDLNDTRSLLELYKVSQLSTSKDELILDIIGFWSGRLLKEQLSSSKAQRTPLLREVRHALHSPFYTTLDRLEHKMNIEEFDFLGHQMLYFRPWQRNQDLLALGVMDFNTSQLVYQQELQHLESWVKERRLNQLPFARQKLAYFYLSAAGTMFPGELSDARILWAKNGALTTVVDDFFDAGGSKEELENLTTLVEMWDRHDEIQYYSKHVEIVFSAIYSSVNQLGAKASAVQGRNVTKHFVDIWQDLLRNMMTEVEWRETRYIPRPEEYMENAVVTFALGPVVLPALYFIGPKITEYTVGDTEYKELFRLMSTCGRLLNDVQTYEREYMDGKINSVSLLVHHSGGSMTIPEAREELQEPIENCRRDLLRLVLKQDSAVPRQCKELFWKMCKTCYFFYYKGDAFSSAEKAGAVDAVIHEPLQLPMDLLLPGLDLSSLCV, via the exons ATGGGGACAAGGGGCTTGATTAACCTGCCCACTTCTCTCTCGCCTCCAAGCGGTCGCTGCACCTCGTCCGTGTCCGGCCTACCATGCGGGGTGCTCCCGGTGCGATGGAGCAGATCTCCCCGGCCGACCGCCGCCAGAG GGGCCAAGAACAGGCAGCTGCTAGAAGTCGGAGAAAGTGCTGCGGGCATGCAAAACCAGCTG TTAGGATTAGTGAATggcatggagaagaagaaggctaGGGAGACTAGAACAAAGCAGCAGCTCCAGGCACCATCTTCCGACAACGCGGCAGGGGTGGCTACGGCGGCGCCCTTGCCTGGCTCCCCTGAGATCCAATGCTTCCCAACGACTGCGAAGACCATACATCGACAACTTTCCACGGTGGATGTCCTCGAAAAGATCGGAATATCTCGGCATTTTGCCGCTCAGATCAAGAGTATCCTTGAATTCACTTACAG CCGCTGGTTGCAGAGAGATGAGGAGATCATGCTGGACACGGAGACATGTGCCATGGCATTTCGTATCCTACGGATGAACGGATACGACGTCTCATCTG ATGGCCTATCACATCTTACCGAAGCATCCGTTGATCTGAATGACACGAGATCTTTGTTAGAACTATACAAGGTTTCGCAACTCAGTACCTCGAAAGACGAGTTGATTCTGGACATTATAGGATTCTGGTCAGGTCGCCTACTGAAGGAACAGCTGAGCTCCAGTAAGGCACAAAGAACCCCACTTCTGAGAGAG GTGCGACATGCTCTTCATAGCCCCTTCTACACCACGTTGGACCGTCTAGAGCATAAGATGAACATCGAAGAATTTGACTTTCTGGGGCATCAGATGCTATACTT CAGGCCTTGGCAAAGAAATCAGGACCTTCTAGCCTTGGGTGTCATGGATTTCAATACAAGTCAACTTGTGTACCAACAAGAACTTCAACATCTAGAGAG TTGGGTGAAAGAGAGAAGGTTAAACCAGTTACCTTTTGCACGACAAAAGTTGGCCTATTTCTACCTGTCTGCCGCCGGCACCATGTTTCCTGGAGAGTTATCTGATGCTCGCATTCTATGGGCCAAGAACGGTGCTCTTACGACGGTGGTTGACGACTTCTTCGACGCTGGGGGGTCAAAAGAAGAATTAGAGAATCTCACAACATTAGTTGAGAT GTGGGATAGGCACGACGAAATACAGTACTACTCCAAACATGTAGAGATTGTTTTTTCTGCAATCTACAGCTCGGTGAACCAGCTTGGAGCAAAGGCTTCGGCGGTGCAGGGCCGCAATGTCACCAAGCACTTTGTAGACATA TGGCAAGATTTGTTGAGAAATATGATGACCGAGGTGGAGTGGAGGGAGACCAGATACATTCCAAGACCAGAGGAGTACATGGAGAATGCAGTTGTGACATTTGCACTGGGCCCCGTTGTGCTCCCAGCACTATactttattgggccaaaaattacGGAGTATACCGTCGGAGATACTGAGTATAAGGAGCTATTCAGACTAATGAGCACTTGTGGACGCCTCTTGAACGATGTCCAAACTTACGAG AGGGAGTACATGGATGGTAAAATAAATAGCGTATCTCTGCTCGTTCATCATAGTGGTGGATCGATGACCATACCAGAGGCCAGGGAAGAGTTACAGGAGCCCATAGAGAATTGCAGgagagacctgttaaggttggtgCTCAAACAAGACAGCGCCGTGCCTAGACAATGCAAGGAGTTGTTCTGGAAAATGTGCAAGACATGCTACTTTTTCTACTACAAAGGAGACGCGTTCAGCTCAGCAGAGAAGGCTGGTGCTGTGGACGCGGTGATCCATGAGCCGCTCCAGCTCCCCATGGATCTACTACTCCCTGGTCTCGACTTGTCCTCTTTGTGTGTGTGA
- the LOC123427639 gene encoding acyclic sesquiterpene synthase-like isoform X2, translating into MGTRGLINLPTSLSPPSGRCTSSVSGLPCGVLPVRWSRSPRPTAARGAKNRQLLEVGESAAGMQNQLLGLVNGMEKKKARETRTKQQLQAPSSDNAAGVATAAPLPGSPEIQCFPTTAKTIHRQLSTVDVLEKIGISRHFAAQIKSILEFTYSRWLQRDEEIMLDTETCAMAFRILRMNGYDVSSDGLSHLTEASVDLNDTRSLLELYKVSQLSTSKDELILDIIGFWSGRLLKEQLSSSKAQRTPLLREVRHALHSPFYTTLDRLEHKMNIEEFDFLGHQMLYLPWQRNQDLLALGVMDFNTSQLVYQQELQHLESWVKERRLNQLPFARQKLAYFYLSAAGTMFPGELSDARILWAKNGALTTVVDDFFDAGGSKEELENLTTLVEMWDRHDEIQYYSKHVEIVFSAIYSSVNQLGAKASAVQGRNVTKHFVDIWQDLLRNMMTEVEWRETRYIPRPEEYMENAVVTFALGPVVLPALYFIGPKITEYTVGDTEYKELFRLMSTCGRLLNDVQTYEREYMDGKINSVSLLVHHSGGSMTIPEAREELQEPIENCRRDLLRLVLKQDSAVPRQCKELFWKMCKTCYFFYYKGDAFSSAEKAGAVDAVIHEPLQLPMDLLLPGLDLSSLCV; encoded by the exons ATGGGGACAAGGGGCTTGATTAACCTGCCCACTTCTCTCTCGCCTCCAAGCGGTCGCTGCACCTCGTCCGTGTCCGGCCTACCATGCGGGGTGCTCCCGGTGCGATGGAGCAGATCTCCCCGGCCGACCGCCGCCAGAG GGGCCAAGAACAGGCAGCTGCTAGAAGTCGGAGAAAGTGCTGCGGGCATGCAAAACCAGCTG TTAGGATTAGTGAATggcatggagaagaagaaggctaGGGAGACTAGAACAAAGCAGCAGCTCCAGGCACCATCTTCCGACAACGCGGCAGGGGTGGCTACGGCGGCGCCCTTGCCTGGCTCCCCTGAGATCCAATGCTTCCCAACGACTGCGAAGACCATACATCGACAACTTTCCACGGTGGATGTCCTCGAAAAGATCGGAATATCTCGGCATTTTGCCGCTCAGATCAAGAGTATCCTTGAATTCACTTACAG CCGCTGGTTGCAGAGAGATGAGGAGATCATGCTGGACACGGAGACATGTGCCATGGCATTTCGTATCCTACGGATGAACGGATACGACGTCTCATCTG ATGGCCTATCACATCTTACCGAAGCATCCGTTGATCTGAATGACACGAGATCTTTGTTAGAACTATACAAGGTTTCGCAACTCAGTACCTCGAAAGACGAGTTGATTCTGGACATTATAGGATTCTGGTCAGGTCGCCTACTGAAGGAACAGCTGAGCTCCAGTAAGGCACAAAGAACCCCACTTCTGAGAGAG GTGCGACATGCTCTTCATAGCCCCTTCTACACCACGTTGGACCGTCTAGAGCATAAGATGAACATCGAAGAATTTGACTTTCTGGGGCATCAGATGCTATACTT GCCTTGGCAAAGAAATCAGGACCTTCTAGCCTTGGGTGTCATGGATTTCAATACAAGTCAACTTGTGTACCAACAAGAACTTCAACATCTAGAGAG TTGGGTGAAAGAGAGAAGGTTAAACCAGTTACCTTTTGCACGACAAAAGTTGGCCTATTTCTACCTGTCTGCCGCCGGCACCATGTTTCCTGGAGAGTTATCTGATGCTCGCATTCTATGGGCCAAGAACGGTGCTCTTACGACGGTGGTTGACGACTTCTTCGACGCTGGGGGGTCAAAAGAAGAATTAGAGAATCTCACAACATTAGTTGAGAT GTGGGATAGGCACGACGAAATACAGTACTACTCCAAACATGTAGAGATTGTTTTTTCTGCAATCTACAGCTCGGTGAACCAGCTTGGAGCAAAGGCTTCGGCGGTGCAGGGCCGCAATGTCACCAAGCACTTTGTAGACATA TGGCAAGATTTGTTGAGAAATATGATGACCGAGGTGGAGTGGAGGGAGACCAGATACATTCCAAGACCAGAGGAGTACATGGAGAATGCAGTTGTGACATTTGCACTGGGCCCCGTTGTGCTCCCAGCACTATactttattgggccaaaaattacGGAGTATACCGTCGGAGATACTGAGTATAAGGAGCTATTCAGACTAATGAGCACTTGTGGACGCCTCTTGAACGATGTCCAAACTTACGAG AGGGAGTACATGGATGGTAAAATAAATAGCGTATCTCTGCTCGTTCATCATAGTGGTGGATCGATGACCATACCAGAGGCCAGGGAAGAGTTACAGGAGCCCATAGAGAATTGCAGgagagacctgttaaggttggtgCTCAAACAAGACAGCGCCGTGCCTAGACAATGCAAGGAGTTGTTCTGGAAAATGTGCAAGACATGCTACTTTTTCTACTACAAAGGAGACGCGTTCAGCTCAGCAGAGAAGGCTGGTGCTGTGGACGCGGTGATCCATGAGCCGCTCCAGCTCCCCATGGATCTACTACTCCCTGGTCTCGACTTGTCCTCTTTGTGTGTGTGA